The sequence AGGCTCATTCCACCAAACTCAAACTATTTCATGATTTTTAATCTTTACGGAAGCCTGCTTCAAGCTGCAGGAAGGGCTGAAGAAGCAAAGGATGCATATCTAAGGGCTCTAAAATACAATCCTGTTGATGATGTATTGATGAAGCTCATGATGTATTATGACGGCATTGAAATAGACAATAAAAAGGTAGAGGAATACTCAAAGGACATTATCAGATACAGCTACAATCCTGAAAACATCGCATTGGCATACAGATTTTTGGGATACTGGTATTATAAATACAACGACTTCGAAACAACAACATCAGTGTATCTCTTAAGCCTACTGTTTGAAGATCATATTACTGCATGGATGGATTTTGCACTGATGGACGATTTCATAAATCTGAAAGAGGTTGATGCAATAGCAAGGCTAAAGGAAATGGACATTCCAGTAGGAGCAAACCCTAAGCTATTCGAAATATTGCCTAACCTTATAGATGAGGCCGGAAAAATCAGAGATGAAAATTTCAAATAGTACTGCACTTTTGTTTTGGATAATTTGGTAAAGCCTGATGAGATTCTTGGAAAGATTGAGAAATTAAAGGAAAACGGCTTCGATGAAAAAATAGCTGAAATGAAAAAGTCAATGGGAATGTAGAAATCCCAAAAAACCTTCTTTTTTTAATAGAAATGAGTAACTAAAAACATTAATAAACTTACTGAAAAGATTATGACGCCTAAAAACGTATAATCCTTAATGTTTTCTATTTTTCTAAATGGATAATTCAATATTAATGGAATTAACGGTAGCGCCGGTATGAAGTATCTTGCCTGTGCACCGGTCACATGGGCCCCTCCAACAGCATGCCACATGAGATATATTAGGAAAAATGTTCCGAAATAGAATATTAAAATAGCAATTCCTAAAAATATTCTTTTGTTTTTAGATAATTTGATTTTAAGAGGATAGAATATTGAAAAACCAATGAAAAATGCTGAATAAAGAATATTGTATAACTCAGCACCTTTAAAGGAGTCTACAAAATATTTCCTATATCCTGGGGTGCTGACAGTTAGGTTTTGCAGGAAGTTCAACCCATCTCCAAAAACGCTGAAAACATGGTTTGGATGTGATGCAAGATAGATCAATTGGCGATGTCCATTTACCCCAGGTGAAATGTTTCCCTTTAGAATCAGGAACATGCCTACAACCATAATTACAATAATCAATGCTACTATGGCTGATATGATAATTCTGTATTGTTTGTGGTTTATTCTTTTGAAGTTGAAGTTCTTGAATGGAATTATAAACAATAAAACAGCTGTAAATAGGAACTGTGGCTTTACAAGTCCCATCAGAATGCAGCAAACAACAAAACCCAACAGATATTTTAATTTAACCTGGTTTTCATACATCAATAGGAAAAATCCGATAGCAACAATTAGGCACATGAAATTGAAGGAATCATAGTTTGAAGAAGCAACCAATGAAAGGATCAAAGGGTTGCAGGTAATAACCAGCAATGCCATTTTATACAATGGTGCCTTTTTAATCACGAAATAGGTAACGAATGCATAAACTAAAAGATTTGGAATTCTGGAAAGCCAAATTGCACATACTATTCCAACATTCAAAGCCTTTGCGATATACAAGCCCAATGCTGAGAAGATATATGCATAAAATGGGGATTCTGTTGTTCTGTCTAGTAGATATATTTCTCCATAATTTGAAATTGGTTTGAATGCCACCTCATTGTTTAAAAGTAATGTTCTTATTCCTGGATCTATCTTCAATGAATGGTATAGGTTGGCATATAATGGCTCGTAAAACTTGTTTACAGGAACCCGATAGCTGTTGCTAAAAAGATTGCCGTTTAAGATATCCAAAACATGGTTTATATGGAAATATTCGTCGGGAATAATGAAAGGAGGTGCAAAAAATACACTCAGGCCTCCAACGATTATAATAACTAGAAATGCAATCTTATGGATCTCATTTTGATGTTTTAATGAATATAGGATAAGAAAAATTCCTAAAAATACAGTAAAAATAAAGAAAAGAATTTCAGTAGTGGGATATTGAAAATTTTTCGGAGAAAACATTCCAATGGTTAATAATAAAATAGCTACAACATAAATCACTATTAAATGCTTCTTATCTATCAACAAGCCATAATATTCATTTAAAACATTATTCATGTTGAATACTATGTTCTATTGATAATATAATTCTATTCATGCATTATTTCATTTAAAGGAATGTTATTTACTTTTTTTAAGCTATTTGGATACTATTTTACAATATTTTAATTATTTATTGTTCATAAAATTATTATTGAATAGCACATATGATATCTTCAGGATGGTCGAGGGACTCCTGCAGATATTGGTAGAAGTAGCCCAATTCACGGCCGTTAACAAAAATATGGCTTACTGTTATGGATACGGTAAATTCTGAATTTTCATTAAATTTGCCCCATGTTATCAGTGGCTGTGTAGCCAATCCGTCAACAACGCAGTTTGTTATTGAATCAAAATCAACCCATGGAATGCAGGAACAGTTTACTATGTTTTCAAGATCCCTTTTCTCCATTTCTATTTCAAATCCAGGGTTTTTACAACTTAAAATGTCATTTTCCAATTGTTTTATCTGGTCATGCCATTCCTTTACACTATCGAATCCCATAGGTGGAACAACTCTCATTTCACGGTAAATTTCATTGTCCTCATCCATTATTGGAGTCACGCCATCAAGGTAATCGTATTCAATTGCTTCACCTTCAATAATTCTTCTTTTGAGTTGGGGAACCATATTGGCTGCTTTCAATATGCATCCCAATGAAATCAGGAAAAAGGAATAGCCATTTTCTTTTGAAAAGTTATAGGTTTTTTCTGCATTTACTCTTGCAGACATGCAGTATCTTGCTGATTGAAAATTAATAAATGGATTTGATTCTAAATTGAAATCGATTTTTTTCATTTTATTTACCTCATTTTTGAAAATAAAGATAATTTTTTTATATGTTTACAACTAAATATAAACTTATAGTAGAAATTTTAGGGTATTGTAAATATGAAAGTTGTTATTGTTGGTGGAGGAGCAGGTGGTATATCTACCGCTTCTAACATTCGTAAAATTGACAAAAATGCAGAGATTACTGTATTAACTCGTGATGAAAATGTAGCATACTCTCCGTGTGCTATTCCTTATGTATTGGCTGGAAAAATCGAATCTTTCGATGACATTATTATGAGAAAGCCTGAAGACTATAAGGATAAAAACATTGATGTTATTATAGAGGCTGAAGTAACTGAAGTGGACAGCGACAAAAAGACCATCTCCTATATTAAGGACGGTTCTGTTAACAAGTTGGATTATGATAAGCTTGTACTTGCAACTGGAGGTAATCCATTCGTACCGCCTATGGATGGTGTGGATTTGGATGGTGTTTTCTCAATTAGAAATATTGCAGACGGTGTGAAAGTACAGGAATGGGCTAAAGATGCAAAAAGCGCTCTTGTTACTGGTGCTGGTTTGATTGGTATTGAAATAGCTCATGCTTTAGTAAAGCTAGGTTTGGATGTAACAATAACCGAGATGCTACCTCAAGTGGTTCCACGTTCTTTTGACAAGGACATGGCAGATATCTTAAAGGAATATTTGGAGCTTGAAGGAATCAATGTTGTTTTAGGCCAACCGATAACTTCTTTAAATGGTGATGGAAAAGTCGAAAGCGCTTGTTTTGGTGACGGTACCTGTATTGATGCAGACATGGTTATCCTGGCTACTGGTGTAAGGCCTGAACTTGACTTGGCCAAGATGGCTGGTTGTGATGTGGGAAGATGGGCAATCATCGTTAATGAACATATGGAAACATCAGTTCCAGACATTTATGCGGTAGGGGACTGTGTAGAATCTAAGGACCTGATTCTTGGATCAAACACCATTTCTCATTTGGGAACTACAGCCGTTAGACAATCAAAAACAGTCGCACGTGCAATTGTTGGTAGGAAGGCTAAATTCAATCCTGTTCTAAATGCTATGGTTTCCAAAATAGGCAATTTGGAATTTGGTGCTGTTGGTTTTACCACTAGCTTTGCTCAACAGAACAACATCAAGCCTGTTGTTGAAAAGGTAGAGGCTCTTACCCGTGCCCGTTATTATCCTAATGCAAAACCTATGGATATAAAGGTCATCTGTGACAGTGAAGGGGTAATTATCGGCTGTCAGATTATTGCTGAGGAAAGGGTAGCTGAAAGAATCGATACAATGACATTGGCAATCACTGAAGGATTGACATGCTTTGACTTAAGTAACGTTGAGTTTGCATATGCTCCGCCTGTGTCAATGGTTACTGATCCACTTATTCTTGCAGTAGAGGAAGTAAGTAAAAAGTTTAGATAAAAAAACAAGTTTTTACGGATATTTAAATTTAGGGAGGGTTTAAAATATCTGAAAAAATTAAAATGGATTTGTACGAAACAAATAAACCATTCTTTAAAACGGTGGAGAACATTAATGAAATTACTCCACTTAAAAATCCTAATCTCTTATCCAGAATCACTGACAGTGTTGATGTTTTAGAGCCTGCAGATGACGGTAACGAATTCATTGTTAAGACTATTGGTGACTTTACAATGAATTTCACCA is a genomic window of Methanobrevibacter sp. containing:
- a CDS encoding DUF2142 domain-containing protein, translated to MNNVLNEYYGLLIDKKHLIVIYVVAILLLTIGMFSPKNFQYPTTEILFFIFTVFLGIFLILYSLKHQNEIHKIAFLVIIIVGGLSVFFAPPFIIPDEYFHINHVLDILNGNLFSNSYRVPVNKFYEPLYANLYHSLKIDPGIRTLLLNNEVAFKPISNYGEIYLLDRTTESPFYAYIFSALGLYIAKALNVGIVCAIWLSRIPNLLVYAFVTYFVIKKAPLYKMALLVITCNPLILSLVASSNYDSFNFMCLIVAIGFFLLMYENQVKLKYLLGFVVCCILMGLVKPQFLFTAVLLFIIPFKNFNFKRINHKQYRIIISAIVALIIVIMVVGMFLILKGNISPGVNGHRQLIYLASHPNHVFSVFGDGLNFLQNLTVSTPGYRKYFVDSFKGAELYNILYSAFFIGFSIFYPLKIKLSKNKRIFLGIAILIFYFGTFFLIYLMWHAVGGAHVTGAQARYFIPALPLIPLILNYPFRKIENIKDYTFLGVIIFSVSLLMFLVTHFY
- a CDS encoding CatA-like O-acetyltransferase; translation: MKKIDFNLESNPFINFQSARYCMSARVNAEKTYNFSKENGYSFFLISLGCILKAANMVPQLKRRIIEGEAIEYDYLDGVTPIMDEDNEIYREMRVVPPMGFDSVKEWHDQIKQLENDILSCKNPGFEIEMEKRDLENIVNCSCIPWVDFDSITNCVVDGLATQPLITWGKFNENSEFTVSITVSHIFVNGRELGYFYQYLQESLDHPEDIICAIQ
- a CDS encoding FAD-dependent oxidoreductase, with amino-acid sequence MKVVIVGGGAGGISTASNIRKIDKNAEITVLTRDENVAYSPCAIPYVLAGKIESFDDIIMRKPEDYKDKNIDVIIEAEVTEVDSDKKTISYIKDGSVNKLDYDKLVLATGGNPFVPPMDGVDLDGVFSIRNIADGVKVQEWAKDAKSALVTGAGLIGIEIAHALVKLGLDVTITEMLPQVVPRSFDKDMADILKEYLELEGINVVLGQPITSLNGDGKVESACFGDGTCIDADMVILATGVRPELDLAKMAGCDVGRWAIIVNEHMETSVPDIYAVGDCVESKDLILGSNTISHLGTTAVRQSKTVARAIVGRKAKFNPVLNAMVSKIGNLEFGAVGFTTSFAQQNNIKPVVEKVEALTRARYYPNAKPMDIKVICDSEGVIIGCQIIAEERVAERIDTMTLAITEGLTCFDLSNVEFAYAPPVSMVTDPLILAVEEVSKKFR